In Stenotrophomonas sp. ASS1, the following proteins share a genomic window:
- a CDS encoding TonB-dependent receptor, which yields MLPARHHRPPCRSIAPLSLAIAGVLLSVAVPAFAQESKDKATDLARIEVTGSNIRRTDVETASPVQVISKQDIQNMGARTLLQVLDNLPAARPAQQDARSLFTGSDGASQANLRGLGAQGTLVLLNGRRLSYYGAPAGFQTQFVNIDAIPAAAIERMEVLTDGASAVYGTDAVAGVINVITKRNFQGAEVSFTNDTSSRIDSYGERQASITAGFGDLTENRFNIYGAVNMYRRDAIPLSDFYDKRPDQYYVNNPNYLNNLRLGVGSKPGEFNPGTYFAFDPVTGRRVQEAAPGCRNVLTSEAAGPRCVWETWMNNEIDAGAKSERNTAYLNGTFLVGDSTEIFAEATYTDIDLRANGGTPRTYGTTTGNPTSWFSRNTGNTVNQFLYPFLGPNNEYNHASPQMKAMMGGVVGLNYLLQDAGPNYFGQRNTDKSYRVLAGARGNRGDWNWETAFASAGTHSTTYQTINVNTKGFEKAFGPYTIDPGTGRVIISDHPAYKFGEISEANAALIREAFPTFDIQSWTRLHTLDGKIEGPLFQLPAGEMRAAFGFNASRETFYTPGNADAANGLITQQGGSWFDGKRNTYALFAETVAPITDKLELDAAVRVDKYPNFSANVAPKIGFKYQAFDQLMLRGTYSTGFRAPSLAESGNGGVFAQLGGFRDELRCNETNAIANLLLKSQRPGDVDLGKNMLNVDCSRTVARMTQPNKDLKPEKAKIATLGFVYEPASWLSVSADYWFIYRNNEIVAPDYRRMEDIISMSRSPITDSDRANLAQLAAMCADPASGVSCPSVLPGYSAGNVASVVGQYKNRGKTLIDGFDIDARSRFSLGDWGNLNIGLAATIANRNRFYMDEANGWYYGDVVGYYNNPRLRATLNADWTYKQVTTSMFVNYVGGTKWATDQVDEVSNNKETCTGGYLALQKSKCDGAPSWWTANMSVTWRPDDAWNLSFTVKNLFNRLPFYDPNSFLGDSSDYATIFGRGYSVTVGYRFK from the coding sequence ATGTTGCCCGCCCGCCACCACCGCCCCCCCTGTCGTTCGATCGCTCCGCTGTCGCTGGCCATCGCCGGCGTGCTGCTGTCGGTCGCCGTTCCTGCCTTCGCCCAGGAGAGCAAGGACAAGGCCACCGACCTGGCCCGCATCGAGGTCACCGGCTCCAACATCCGCCGCACCGACGTTGAAACCGCCTCGCCGGTGCAGGTGATCAGCAAGCAGGACATCCAGAACATGGGTGCACGCACGCTGCTGCAGGTGCTCGACAACCTGCCGGCCGCACGCCCGGCGCAGCAGGACGCGCGTTCGCTGTTCACCGGCTCCGACGGTGCCTCGCAGGCCAACCTGCGTGGCCTCGGTGCCCAGGGCACGCTGGTGCTGCTGAACGGTCGCCGCCTGTCGTACTACGGTGCGCCGGCCGGCTTCCAGACCCAGTTCGTCAACATCGATGCGATCCCGGCCGCGGCCATCGAGCGCATGGAAGTGCTGACCGACGGCGCCTCGGCGGTGTACGGCACCGATGCGGTGGCCGGTGTGATCAACGTGATCACCAAGCGCAACTTCCAGGGGGCCGAGGTCAGCTTCACCAACGACACCTCCTCGCGCATCGATTCCTACGGCGAGCGCCAGGCCAGCATCACCGCCGGCTTCGGTGACCTGACCGAGAACCGCTTCAACATCTACGGCGCGGTGAACATGTACCGCCGCGACGCGATCCCGCTGAGCGATTTCTACGACAAGCGGCCCGACCAGTACTACGTCAACAATCCGAACTACCTCAACAACCTGCGCCTGGGCGTGGGCAGCAAGCCGGGTGAATTCAATCCGGGCACTTACTTCGCCTTCGATCCAGTCACCGGCCGCCGTGTGCAGGAAGCTGCGCCGGGTTGCAGGAACGTGCTGACCAGTGAAGCGGCCGGTCCGCGTTGCGTCTGGGAAACCTGGATGAACAACGAGATCGATGCCGGCGCCAAGTCCGAGCGCAACACCGCCTACCTCAACGGCACCTTCCTGGTCGGTGACAGCACCGAGATCTTCGCCGAGGCGACCTACACCGACATCGACCTGCGCGCCAACGGCGGCACGCCGCGCACCTACGGCACCACCACCGGCAACCCGACCAGCTGGTTCTCGCGCAATACCGGCAACACCGTCAACCAGTTCCTGTACCCGTTCCTGGGCCCGAACAACGAATACAACCACGCCAGCCCGCAGATGAAGGCGATGATGGGCGGTGTGGTCGGCCTGAACTACCTGCTGCAGGATGCCGGCCCGAACTATTTCGGCCAGCGCAATACCGACAAGAGCTACCGCGTGCTGGCCGGTGCGCGTGGCAACCGGGGCGACTGGAACTGGGAAACCGCGTTCGCCAGCGCCGGCACCCACTCCACCACCTACCAGACGATCAACGTCAACACCAAGGGCTTCGAGAAGGCCTTCGGCCCGTACACGATCGATCCGGGCACCGGCCGCGTGATCATTTCCGACCATCCGGCGTACAAGTTCGGCGAGATCAGCGAAGCCAACGCCGCGCTGATCCGTGAAGCGTTCCCGACCTTCGACATCCAGTCGTGGACCCGCCTGCACACCCTCGACGGCAAGATCGAAGGCCCGCTGTTCCAGCTGCCGGCCGGCGAGATGCGTGCGGCATTCGGCTTCAACGCCAGCCGCGAAACCTTCTACACTCCGGGCAACGCCGACGCCGCCAACGGTCTGATCACCCAGCAGGGCGGTTCCTGGTTTGACGGCAAGCGCAACACCTACGCGCTGTTTGCCGAAACCGTGGCGCCGATCACCGACAAGCTGGAACTGGATGCGGCGGTGCGCGTGGACAAGTACCCGAACTTCAGTGCCAACGTGGCACCGAAGATCGGCTTCAAGTACCAGGCGTTCGACCAGCTGATGCTGCGCGGTACCTACTCCACCGGCTTCCGTGCACCGAGCCTGGCCGAGTCCGGCAATGGCGGCGTGTTCGCCCAGCTGGGCGGCTTCCGCGACGAGCTGCGCTGCAACGAGACCAACGCCATCGCGAACCTGTTGCTGAAGTCGCAGCGGCCGGGTGATGTCGACCTGGGCAAGAACATGCTGAACGTCGACTGCAGCCGCACCGTTGCGCGCATGACCCAGCCAAACAAGGACCTGAAGCCGGAGAAGGCGAAGATCGCCACCCTCGGCTTCGTCTACGAGCCGGCGAGCTGGCTGTCGGTGTCGGCCGACTACTGGTTCATCTACCGCAACAACGAAATCGTCGCGCCGGACTATCGCCGCATGGAAGACATCATCTCGATGTCGCGCTCGCCGATCACCGACAGCGACCGCGCCAACCTGGCGCAGCTGGCGGCCATGTGTGCCGACCCGGCCAGTGGCGTGAGCTGCCCGTCGGTGCTGCCGGGCTATTCGGCCGGCAACGTGGCCAGCGTGGTGGGCCAGTACAAGAACCGTGGCAAGACCCTGATCGACGGCTTCGACATCGATGCGCGCAGCCGCTTCTCGCTGGGGGACTGGGGCAACCTGAACATCGGCCTGGCTGCCACCATCGCCAACCGCAACCGTTTCTACATGGATGAAGCCAACGGCTGGTACTACGGCGACGTGGTGGGCTACTACAACAACCCGCGCCTGCGTGCCACGCTCAATGCCGACTGGACCTACAAGCAGGTCACCACCAGCATGTTCGTCAACTACGTGGGTGGCACCAAGTGGGCCACCGACCAGGTTGATGAGGTGAGCAACAACAAGGAAACCTGCACCGGCGGCTACCTGGCCCTGCAGAAGAGCAAGTGCGACGGTGCACCGTCGTGGTGGACCGCCAACATGAGCGTCACCTGGCGCCCGGATGATGCGTGGAACCTGAGCTTCACCGTCAAGAACCTGTTCAACCGCCTGCCGTTCTACGATCCGAACAGCTTCCTGGGTGACTCCAGTGACTACGCAACCATCTTCGGCCGTGGTTACAGTGTGACTGTCGGTTACCGGTTCAAGTAA
- a CDS encoding RHS repeat-associated core domain-containing protein: MLKRLKDLSSGVLAMAALGCMGTSAVQAQEVKKQWFAFASGNQPRATEKLVQKDIETRFAAHQAYGPFSWEMRGTTTLTDKIIYDYAIKPAKLIKTDWTYRFDSQAHGSEEALFEALRLTVPKEPACPAPQVSMTQAWTGIPGGGAGAGADGSNVGERGVATVTYHSFNAGSATCEPMTAPRHVQRTREVKCPNTSSTIMKWREDLQMCGMPPALETGTAAMTRRYYSPMIAQQCDAPGNPCDPTTGDKTQPEPDFDLGWISFRRHYHSLTSTPGAALGTGWTHSHNLRLTVGVDSTTFPPGTEVKVGRIGQDGTHLAFPKRGAYYEANDGSGERVTQQGSNWLLSRAGERILFSSTGLMQRRDFEDGTSLTYAHDSRGRLLSVTHSTGRRLDIQYLLPGDDSLISAVMVAGQPVVSYAYSPAGELIRATYADGASRTYHYEDARFPGYLTGITAEDSQRYSWYGYDTQGRVTCSRHSGDCSQADVGIDGVRLEYTPAGTTIVTDALGKQSTYALTASGASGLPRKVNGITESNGSITRAYLPEATDFRRRLQSVTDRRGVVTQYAYAEASDAAAGTVSVTTTTEATGTPDQRISEARVAMDSNRLVQQTVGNRETRIARNARLQPTTITVRDTLTGDTRVTTQTYCEAEGPECPLVGLLRSVDGPRGDVADVSTYAYYTADDAGCATSGACSYRKGDLRSVTNALGQTVETLAYDVLGRPLSAKDANGVVTDYTYHARGWPTSITVRGATTAEDRVTQISYWPTGQVQQITEPDGSSVTYVYDAAQRLTDIADNSGNTIHYALDNAGNRLKEDTLDAGGTLRRTLARTFNTLGQLTALKDAGNHATGFAYDANGNPQTVTDALQRVTRQQYDPLNRLAQTLQDVGGVAAEIRSQYNALDQVTQVTDPKGLHTTYAYNGFGDLTGQVSPDSGASSYTVDAAGNRKTVTDARGVTATYHYDALNRLIGVAYPDPNLDVGYSYDVAPAACAADERFAKGRLGQVLHANGSTQYCHDRFGQVTRKLQTVNGVASTLRYAYSKSGRLTALTYPDGSVTDYVRDIQGRISQIGLTRPGQARQIVVNNVSYAAFGPATGWTYGNGRQLQRPLDLDYRPQAVHDPAAGGLSLGYGYDPVGSITELKNGAGSTVLAKYAYDTLGRLTQTQDGATGTPIETYAYDATGNRTALITSAGTASYTYPATSHRLTAVDGEVRNHDAVGNTTSIGGKTFIYNDANRMNAVKQGNAVLESYGYNHRGERVLRTPAGGAAQITLYDEAGQWLGNYSATGQAQQQAIWLDNYPVALINVPGTGVPELTYVQPDHLGTPRVVIDPVRDVAIWEWSNKSEVFGNQIPSADPDGDGVAFELALRFPGQQATGASELFYNYQREYNPVVGRYSQSDPIGFRGGYSLYSYVDGDPLSNEDSMGLKGGRPPSLARQGGGNSAQRRVAARAQRQAIESNSHTNPIYSRGLSPEEVGSLENAASLVSEHDYTQYCAVEVCRKDQNQCTSGDVMRGGFPSNPTVAQVHSRGCQCLAPYYSNPSHPLLSNPEADPLDLIDLVRDSIINWRSRR; the protein is encoded by the coding sequence ATGTTGAAGCGATTGAAGGATCTGTCGAGCGGAGTGCTGGCGATGGCCGCGCTGGGATGCATGGGCACCTCTGCGGTTCAGGCGCAGGAGGTGAAGAAGCAGTGGTTCGCGTTCGCGTCCGGCAACCAGCCCCGTGCGACCGAGAAGCTGGTACAGAAGGACATTGAAACCCGCTTTGCCGCCCATCAGGCCTATGGCCCCTTCAGCTGGGAGATGCGGGGGACCACTACCCTGACCGACAAGATCATCTATGACTACGCGATCAAGCCCGCGAAGCTGATCAAGACCGATTGGACATACCGCTTCGACAGCCAGGCGCATGGCTCGGAGGAGGCCCTGTTCGAGGCGCTCAGGCTGACGGTGCCCAAGGAGCCCGCCTGCCCGGCGCCGCAGGTTTCGATGACGCAGGCGTGGACGGGGATACCTGGCGGTGGCGCAGGTGCCGGCGCCGATGGCAGCAATGTGGGTGAGCGGGGCGTGGCCACCGTAACCTACCACTCCTTCAATGCAGGCAGTGCAACCTGCGAGCCGATGACAGCGCCGCGCCATGTCCAGCGGACACGGGAAGTGAAGTGCCCCAATACCAGCAGCACCATCATGAAGTGGCGTGAAGATCTGCAGATGTGCGGCATGCCCCCGGCGCTTGAGACGGGGACGGCGGCAATGACCCGCCGATACTACAGCCCGATGATCGCGCAACAGTGTGATGCACCTGGAAATCCATGCGACCCGACAACAGGTGACAAGACCCAGCCCGAGCCCGATTTCGATCTGGGCTGGATCAGCTTCCGCCGTCACTACCACTCGCTGACCAGCACGCCTGGAGCCGCCTTGGGCACGGGTTGGACGCACTCGCACAACCTGCGGTTGACGGTCGGTGTGGACAGCACCACGTTCCCACCGGGCACCGAAGTGAAGGTCGGTCGGATCGGTCAGGACGGCACGCACCTCGCTTTCCCCAAGCGCGGTGCCTACTACGAAGCCAATGACGGCAGCGGCGAGCGGGTAACGCAGCAAGGTTCCAACTGGCTGCTCTCACGCGCCGGGGAGCGCATCCTGTTCAGTTCCACCGGTCTGATGCAGCGTCGCGATTTCGAGGACGGAACGTCGCTGACCTATGCACACGACAGCCGTGGCCGCCTGCTCAGCGTCACCCATTCAACCGGGCGGCGTCTGGATATTCAGTACCTCCTGCCAGGTGACGACTCGCTGATCTCCGCGGTGATGGTCGCCGGCCAGCCTGTGGTGAGCTACGCCTATTCACCTGCCGGCGAACTGATCCGTGCGACCTACGCAGACGGCGCCAGTCGTACGTACCACTATGAGGACGCCCGCTTCCCGGGTTACCTGACTGGCATTACCGCCGAAGACAGCCAGCGCTACAGCTGGTACGGCTATGACACGCAAGGGCGGGTCACCTGCAGCCGCCATTCCGGCGATTGCAGTCAAGCCGACGTGGGCATTGATGGCGTGCGCCTGGAGTACACCCCGGCGGGCACCACCATCGTCACCGATGCACTGGGCAAGCAGAGCACCTACGCCTTGACCGCCAGCGGCGCCAGCGGCCTTCCGCGCAAGGTCAATGGCATCACCGAGAGCAACGGCAGCATCACTCGCGCCTATCTGCCCGAGGCCACCGATTTCCGGCGTCGGCTGCAGTCGGTGACCGACCGCCGTGGCGTTGTCACCCAGTATGCCTATGCCGAGGCCAGCGATGCTGCCGCAGGCACCGTCAGCGTGACCACTACCACCGAAGCAACCGGTACCCCGGATCAGCGCATCAGCGAAGCGCGCGTGGCCATGGACAGCAATCGGCTGGTCCAGCAGACCGTCGGTAACCGTGAGACCCGCATCGCGCGCAATGCACGCCTCCAGCCGACCACCATCACCGTGCGCGACACGCTGACCGGTGACACCCGCGTCACCACGCAGACCTACTGTGAGGCCGAAGGGCCAGAGTGCCCGCTGGTGGGTCTGCTGCGCAGCGTGGATGGGCCGCGAGGCGATGTGGCGGATGTCTCCACCTATGCGTACTACACCGCGGACGATGCGGGATGCGCGACCAGTGGTGCCTGCAGCTATCGCAAGGGTGACCTGCGCAGCGTGACCAATGCGCTCGGGCAGACGGTCGAGACCCTGGCCTACGATGTGCTCGGACGGCCGTTGTCGGCGAAGGATGCCAACGGCGTGGTCACCGATTACACCTACCATGCGCGCGGCTGGCCGACCTCGATCACTGTGCGCGGCGCCACCACTGCCGAGGATCGGGTCACCCAGATCAGCTACTGGCCGACCGGCCAGGTGCAACAGATCACCGAGCCTGACGGCAGCAGCGTCACCTATGTCTATGACGCAGCACAGCGCTTGACCGATATTGCCGACAACAGCGGAAACACGATCCACTATGCGTTGGACAACGCCGGCAACCGTCTCAAGGAAGACACACTCGATGCAGGTGGCACGCTGCGTCGTACCTTGGCGCGGACGTTCAACACACTCGGCCAGCTGACCGCACTGAAGGATGCGGGCAATCACGCTACCGGCTTTGCCTACGATGCCAACGGCAACCCGCAGACGGTGACCGACGCACTGCAGCGCGTGACCCGCCAGCAGTATGACCCGCTGAACCGCCTGGCCCAGACCCTGCAGGACGTGGGTGGCGTGGCGGCGGAGATCCGCAGCCAGTACAACGCGCTGGACCAGGTCACCCAGGTCACTGATCCGAAGGGCCTGCACACCACCTACGCCTACAACGGCTTCGGTGATCTGACCGGACAGGTCAGCCCGGACAGTGGCGCCAGCAGCTACACCGTGGACGCGGCAGGCAATCGCAAGACCGTTACCGACGCGCGCGGCGTCACCGCCACCTATCACTACGATGCGCTGAACCGTTTGATCGGAGTCGCCTATCCGGACCCCAATCTGGACGTAGGCTACAGCTATGACGTGGCGCCGGCTGCCTGCGCCGCCGACGAGCGCTTCGCCAAGGGGCGGCTGGGGCAGGTGCTGCATGCCAACGGCAGCACCCAGTACTGCCATGACCGCTTCGGTCAGGTCACCCGCAAGCTGCAGACCGTCAATGGTGTGGCCAGCACGCTGCGCTACGCCTACAGCAAGTCGGGCCGTCTGACGGCGTTGACCTACCCCGACGGCAGCGTGACCGACTACGTGCGTGATATCCAGGGCCGCATCAGCCAGATCGGTCTGACCCGGCCCGGCCAGGCGCGCCAGATCGTGGTGAACAACGTGAGCTATGCAGCCTTCGGTCCGGCGACCGGCTGGACCTACGGCAATGGCCGCCAGCTGCAGCGTCCGCTGGATCTGGACTACCGCCCGCAGGCGGTACATGACCCGGCCGCAGGTGGCCTGTCGCTGGGCTACGGCTATGATCCGGTCGGTTCGATCACCGAGCTGAAGAACGGCGCAGGCTCGACGGTGCTGGCCAAGTACGCCTACGACACGCTGGGCCGCCTGACCCAGACCCAGGACGGCGCGACCGGCACGCCGATTGAAACCTATGCCTACGACGCCACCGGTAATCGCACCGCGCTGATCACCTCGGCAGGCACCGCCAGCTACACCTATCCAGCAACTAGCCATCGCCTGACAGCCGTGGACGGCGAAGTGCGCAACCATGACGCGGTGGGCAACACCACCAGCATCGGCGGCAAGACGTTCATCTACAACGATGCCAACCGCATGAACGCGGTGAAGCAGGGCAATGCCGTACTGGAAAGCTACGGTTACAACCACCGCGGTGAACGCGTGCTGCGTACTCCAGCCGGTGGCGCAGCGCAGATCACCCTGTATGACGAAGCAGGGCAGTGGCTGGGTAACTACTCGGCCACGGGCCAGGCGCAGCAACAGGCGATCTGGCTGGACAACTACCCGGTGGCGCTGATCAACGTGCCTGGCACCGGCGTGCCTGAACTGACCTACGTCCAACCAGATCATCTTGGTACGCCGCGCGTGGTGATCGATCCGGTGCGCGATGTCGCGATCTGGGAGTGGAGCAACAAGAGCGAGGTGTTCGGTAACCAGATTCCGAGTGCCGATCCCGATGGCGATGGTGTGGCGTTCGAGCTGGCGCTGCGCTTCCCGGGCCAGCAGGCGACGGGTGCGAGTGAGCTGTTCTACAACTATCAGCGGGAATACAACCCGGTGGTGGGACGCTATTCGCAGAGCGATCCCATTGGATTCAGGGGTGGGTACTCGCTGTATTCTTATGTCGATGGTGATCCACTATCCAACGAGGATTCCATGGGCCTGAAAGGTGGAAGGCCGCCAAGTCTTGCGCGACAGGGTGGCGGCAACTCCGCTCAAAGGAGAGTTGCAGCGCGCGCCCAGCGTCAGGCAATCGAGTCAAACTCACATACCAATCCAATTTACTCGCGCGGGCTTTCGCCCGAGGAAGTGGGGTCGTTGGAGAACGCTGCTAGCCTCGTAAGTGAGCATGACTATACTCAGTATTGTGCGGTTGAAGTCTGTAGAAAGGATCAAAATCAGTGCACAAGTGGTGACGTCATGAGGGGTGGGTTTCCATCGAATCCCACCGTTGCCCAGGTCCATTCAAGAGGGTGTCAGTGTCTAGCCCCCTATTATTCTAATCCCTCGCATCCTCTGCTATCTAATCCTGAGGCGGATCCTCTTGATCTGATTGATCTGGTTCGAGACTCCATAATAAACTGGCGGTCGCGGAGGTAG
- a CDS encoding Gfo/Idh/MocA family oxidoreductase has product MKRREFIAASAAVAASSLLPQTPAWARGRKVRLAMIGTGMRGLVLLKELVRRDDVEVVAVCDIEPIMLGRAVEMVSKAGKPAPKTYGQDRDTNAWKRLLEQKGIDGVIIATPWEYHAPMAIAAMQAGVAVGCEVVAGITLQDHWDVLKTQLSTGTPYMLLENVCYRRDVMAALQMVRQGLFGELVHLQAGYQHDLRGVKFNSGDPNQPYDSGVEFGPKGWSEARWRTEHSVERNGELYPSHGIGPCAMYTGINRGNRFTHINAFATKARGLHEYTVAKSGGTTHPSTKVKFKLGDIVTTTLACENGETILLQHDTSLPRPYSMGFRVQGTKGLWMDVNHSIHIEGRSPPHQWEEFKKYQDEYEHPLWKQNAETAASAGHGGMDWFVIHAFVEALKAKAPMPIDIYDAVTWSAITPLSEQSIANSFQTLEFPDFTGGAWKQRKPIFAFDGKY; this is encoded by the coding sequence ATGAAGCGTAGGGAATTCATCGCGGCCAGCGCCGCTGTCGCCGCCAGCAGCCTGTTGCCGCAGACCCCGGCATGGGCACGCGGGCGCAAGGTGCGCCTGGCCATGATCGGTACCGGCATGCGTGGCCTGGTGCTGCTGAAGGAACTGGTGCGCCGCGACGACGTCGAGGTTGTCGCCGTCTGCGATATCGAGCCGATCATGCTCGGCCGTGCCGTGGAGATGGTCAGCAAGGCCGGCAAGCCGGCACCGAAGACCTACGGCCAGGACCGCGACACCAATGCCTGGAAGCGCCTGCTGGAACAGAAGGGCATTGATGGCGTGATCATCGCCACGCCGTGGGAGTACCACGCGCCGATGGCGATTGCCGCGATGCAGGCCGGCGTGGCGGTGGGCTGCGAAGTGGTGGCCGGCATCACCCTGCAGGACCACTGGGACGTGTTGAAGACCCAGTTGAGTACCGGCACGCCCTACATGCTGCTGGAGAACGTCTGCTACCGCCGCGACGTGATGGCCGCGCTGCAGATGGTGCGCCAGGGCCTGTTCGGCGAGCTGGTGCACCTGCAGGCTGGCTACCAGCACGACCTGCGCGGCGTGAAGTTCAATTCCGGTGACCCGAACCAGCCGTATGACAGCGGCGTGGAGTTCGGTCCCAAGGGCTGGAGCGAAGCCCGCTGGCGCACCGAGCATTCGGTGGAGCGCAATGGCGAGCTCTACCCCAGCCACGGCATCGGCCCGTGCGCGATGTATACCGGCATCAACCGTGGCAACCGCTTCACCCACATCAACGCCTTCGCGACCAAGGCGCGTGGCCTGCACGAATACACCGTGGCCAAGAGTGGCGGCACCACCCACCCCAGCACCAAGGTGAAGTTCAAGCTGGGTGACATCGTGACCACCACGCTGGCCTGCGAGAACGGCGAGACCATCCTGCTGCAGCACGATACCTCGCTGCCGCGCCCGTATTCGATGGGCTTCCGCGTGCAGGGCACCAAGGGCCTGTGGATGGATGTGAACCATTCGATCCACATCGAAGGCCGCAGCCCGCCGCACCAGTGGGAAGAGTTCAAGAAGTACCAGGACGAGTATGAGCACCCGCTGTGGAAGCAGAATGCCGAGACCGCTGCCAGCGCCGGTCATGGTGGCATGGACTGGTTCGTCATCCACGCGTTTGTCGAGGCGCTGAAGGCCAAGGCACCGATGCCGATCGATATCTATGACGCCGTGACCTGGAGTGCGATCACGCCGTTGAGCGAGCAGTCGATCGCCAACAGCTTCCAGACGCTGGAGTTCCCGGACTTCACTGGCGGCGCGTGGAAGCAGCGCAAGCCGATCTTCGCGTTTGACGGTAAGTACTGA